A window from Sceloporus undulatus isolate JIND9_A2432 ecotype Alabama chromosome 8, SceUnd_v1.1, whole genome shotgun sequence encodes these proteins:
- the KCTD15 gene encoding BTB/POZ domain-containing protein KCTD15 isoform X6: MSRLSLTRSPVSPLAAQGIPLPAQLTKSNAPVHIDVGGHMYTSSLATLTKYPDSRISRLFNGTEPIVLDSLKQHYFIDRDGEIFRYILSFLRTSKLLLPEDFKDFNLLYEEAKYYQLQPMIKELERWKQEREQKKHFQPCDCLVVRVTPDLGERIALSGEKALIEEIFPETGDVMCNSVNAGWNQDPTHVIRFPLNGYCRLNSVQVLERLFQKGFNVAASCGGGVDSSQFSEYVLCREDRRPQPNTTIRIKQEPLD; encoded by the exons ATGTCCCGGCTGTCTTTAACACGCTCCCCGGTTTCTCCCCTTGCTGCTCAAGGAATCCCTCTCCCGGCTCAGCTCACCAAATCCAACGCTCCTGTGCACATCGATGTAGGAGGACACATGTACACTAGCAGCCTGGCCACCTTGACAAAGTACCCCGACTCCAG aATAAGCCGTCTGTTTAATGGCACGGAGCCTATTGTCTTGgacagtttaaaacagcattatttcattGATCGGGACGGCGAAATTTTCAGATACATCTTAAGCTTCTTGAGGACATCGAAACTGCTGCTCCCGGAAGATTTTAAG GACTTCAACCTTTTGTATGAAGAGGCCAAGTACTACCAGCTGCAGCCGATGATCAAGGAGCTGGAGCGATGGAAACAAGAGCGGGAGCAGAAGAAGCATTTCCAGCCCTGCGACTGCTTGGTTGTAAGGGTGACTCCGGATCTCGGGGAAAGGATTGCGTTGAGCGGGGAGAAAGCGCTCATCGAGGAGATCTTCCCAGAGACAGGGGACGTCATGTGCAACTCGGTAAACGCTGGCTGGAACCAGGACCCAACCCACGTCATTAGGTTTCCCTTGAACGGATACTGCCGGTTGAATTCGGTCCAG GTTCTCGAGCGGTTGTTCCAGAAGGGCTTCAATGTGGCGGCATCCTGTGGAGGCGGCGTGGATTCCTCTCAGTTCAGCGAATACGTCTTATGTCGCGAGGACAGGCGGCCGCAGCCCAACACCACAATCAGAATAAAACAAGAACCCCTGGACTAG
- the KCTD15 gene encoding BTB/POZ domain-containing protein KCTD15 isoform X5: MEEGRAMSRLSLTRSPVSPLAAQGIPLPAQLTKSNAPVHIDVGGHMYTSSLATLTKYPDSRISRLFNGTEPIVLDSLKQHYFIDRDGEIFRYILSFLRTSKLLLPEDFKDFNLLYEEAKYYQLQPMIKELERWKQEREQKKHFQPCDCLVVRVTPDLGERIALSGEKALIEEIFPETGDVMCNSVNAGWNQDPTHVIRFPLNGYCRLNSVQVLERLFQKGFNVAASCGGGVDSSQFSEYVLCREDRRPQPNTTIRIKQEPLD; the protein is encoded by the exons GAGGAAGGAAGAGCGATGTCCCGGCTGTCTTTAACACGCTCCCCGGTTTCTCCCCTTGCTGCTCAAGGAATCCCTCTCCCGGCTCAGCTCACCAAATCCAACGCTCCTGTGCACATCGATGTAGGAGGACACATGTACACTAGCAGCCTGGCCACCTTGACAAAGTACCCCGACTCCAG aATAAGCCGTCTGTTTAATGGCACGGAGCCTATTGTCTTGgacagtttaaaacagcattatttcattGATCGGGACGGCGAAATTTTCAGATACATCTTAAGCTTCTTGAGGACATCGAAACTGCTGCTCCCGGAAGATTTTAAG GACTTCAACCTTTTGTATGAAGAGGCCAAGTACTACCAGCTGCAGCCGATGATCAAGGAGCTGGAGCGATGGAAACAAGAGCGGGAGCAGAAGAAGCATTTCCAGCCCTGCGACTGCTTGGTTGTAAGGGTGACTCCGGATCTCGGGGAAAGGATTGCGTTGAGCGGGGAGAAAGCGCTCATCGAGGAGATCTTCCCAGAGACAGGGGACGTCATGTGCAACTCGGTAAACGCTGGCTGGAACCAGGACCCAACCCACGTCATTAGGTTTCCCTTGAACGGATACTGCCGGTTGAATTCGGTCCAG GTTCTCGAGCGGTTGTTCCAGAAGGGCTTCAATGTGGCGGCATCCTGTGGAGGCGGCGTGGATTCCTCTCAGTTCAGCGAATACGTCTTATGTCGCGAGGACAGGCGGCCGCAGCCCAACACCACAATCAGAATAAAACAAGAACCCCTGGACTAG
- the KCTD15 gene encoding BTB/POZ domain-containing protein KCTD15 isoform X1: MLFSAAFLQPFCSFLLYLVCLHSLLKEEGRAMSRLSLTRSPVSPLAAQGIPLPAQLTKSNAPVHIDVGGHMYTSSLATLTKYPDSRISRLFNGTEPIVLDSLKQHYFIDRDGEIFRYILSFLRTSKLLLPEDFKDFNLLYEEAKYYQLQPMIKELERWKQEREQKKHFQPCDCLVVRVTPDLGERIALSGEKALIEEIFPETGDVMCNSVNAGWNQDPTHVIRFPLNGYCRLNSVQVLERLFQKGFNVAASCGGGVDSSQFSEYVLCREDRRPQPNTTIRIKQEPLD; the protein is encoded by the exons ATGctcttttctgctgctttccTGCAACCCTTTtgctcctttctcctttaccTGGTTTGCCTCCACAGTCTCCTTAAG GAGGAAGGAAGAGCGATGTCCCGGCTGTCTTTAACACGCTCCCCGGTTTCTCCCCTTGCTGCTCAAGGAATCCCTCTCCCGGCTCAGCTCACCAAATCCAACGCTCCTGTGCACATCGATGTAGGAGGACACATGTACACTAGCAGCCTGGCCACCTTGACAAAGTACCCCGACTCCAG aATAAGCCGTCTGTTTAATGGCACGGAGCCTATTGTCTTGgacagtttaaaacagcattatttcattGATCGGGACGGCGAAATTTTCAGATACATCTTAAGCTTCTTGAGGACATCGAAACTGCTGCTCCCGGAAGATTTTAAG GACTTCAACCTTTTGTATGAAGAGGCCAAGTACTACCAGCTGCAGCCGATGATCAAGGAGCTGGAGCGATGGAAACAAGAGCGGGAGCAGAAGAAGCATTTCCAGCCCTGCGACTGCTTGGTTGTAAGGGTGACTCCGGATCTCGGGGAAAGGATTGCGTTGAGCGGGGAGAAAGCGCTCATCGAGGAGATCTTCCCAGAGACAGGGGACGTCATGTGCAACTCGGTAAACGCTGGCTGGAACCAGGACCCAACCCACGTCATTAGGTTTCCCTTGAACGGATACTGCCGGTTGAATTCGGTCCAG GTTCTCGAGCGGTTGTTCCAGAAGGGCTTCAATGTGGCGGCATCCTGTGGAGGCGGCGTGGATTCCTCTCAGTTCAGCGAATACGTCTTATGTCGCGAGGACAGGCGGCCGCAGCCCAACACCACAATCAGAATAAAACAAGAACCCCTGGACTAG
- the KCTD15 gene encoding BTB/POZ domain-containing protein KCTD15 isoform X2, which produces MSILDIKSGRRKDMWIHKGEEGRAMSRLSLTRSPVSPLAAQGIPLPAQLTKSNAPVHIDVGGHMYTSSLATLTKYPDSRISRLFNGTEPIVLDSLKQHYFIDRDGEIFRYILSFLRTSKLLLPEDFKDFNLLYEEAKYYQLQPMIKELERWKQEREQKKHFQPCDCLVVRVTPDLGERIALSGEKALIEEIFPETGDVMCNSVNAGWNQDPTHVIRFPLNGYCRLNSVQVLERLFQKGFNVAASCGGGVDSSQFSEYVLCREDRRPQPNTTIRIKQEPLD; this is translated from the exons ATGTCCATTCTGGACATCAAGAGCGGGAGAAGGAAAGACATGTGGATCCATAAAGGG GAGGAAGGAAGAGCGATGTCCCGGCTGTCTTTAACACGCTCCCCGGTTTCTCCCCTTGCTGCTCAAGGAATCCCTCTCCCGGCTCAGCTCACCAAATCCAACGCTCCTGTGCACATCGATGTAGGAGGACACATGTACACTAGCAGCCTGGCCACCTTGACAAAGTACCCCGACTCCAG aATAAGCCGTCTGTTTAATGGCACGGAGCCTATTGTCTTGgacagtttaaaacagcattatttcattGATCGGGACGGCGAAATTTTCAGATACATCTTAAGCTTCTTGAGGACATCGAAACTGCTGCTCCCGGAAGATTTTAAG GACTTCAACCTTTTGTATGAAGAGGCCAAGTACTACCAGCTGCAGCCGATGATCAAGGAGCTGGAGCGATGGAAACAAGAGCGGGAGCAGAAGAAGCATTTCCAGCCCTGCGACTGCTTGGTTGTAAGGGTGACTCCGGATCTCGGGGAAAGGATTGCGTTGAGCGGGGAGAAAGCGCTCATCGAGGAGATCTTCCCAGAGACAGGGGACGTCATGTGCAACTCGGTAAACGCTGGCTGGAACCAGGACCCAACCCACGTCATTAGGTTTCCCTTGAACGGATACTGCCGGTTGAATTCGGTCCAG GTTCTCGAGCGGTTGTTCCAGAAGGGCTTCAATGTGGCGGCATCCTGTGGAGGCGGCGTGGATTCCTCTCAGTTCAGCGAATACGTCTTATGTCGCGAGGACAGGCGGCCGCAGCCCAACACCACAATCAGAATAAAACAAGAACCCCTGGACTAG